The sequence TTATCTAATTTTGTTCCCCTTCCAATTGAGGTGTCATGGCTTACACCACGGTCAATGGTACAACCTGCCCCAATTTCAACATCATCTTCAATGATTACCCTTCCGCAACTCTCCATCCGCTTATACCAGACCTCACGGTCTTTTTTGGTATTGTAATAGAAAGCATCGGATCCTATCACGGTGCCTGGTTGTATCACAACATTGTTACCAATAATGCAATGGTCCATTATGGTAACATTTGCATGAATCCTGCAATTGCGGCCAACAATAACATGGTGCCCGATAAAAGCAGTTGGTGCTATATAAGTGCCTTCTCCAATTACAGAAGAATCACTGATCACCTGGGTTGCCGGAGTAAAAGGACGAAAATGGTTGACGATGGTTGTGTATGCTTCAAAAGGATTATCAACCACCAGTAATGCCTTTCCTGCCGGTATATTAACAGAAGGATTATTGATAATGATAAATGTGGCTGCAGAGTTCAGGCACTTCTCATAATATTTTGGATGATCAACAAAAACAAGATCTCCGGCTTCTACCCGATGGATTTCATTTATTCCCGTTGCTGTTCCGGTAATGTCGCCAATCACTTCAGCTTTGATTAATTCAGCTATCCAGGTAATTGCGACAGGAGAAGGAAAACGCATAGATTGAAATTTGCACAAAGGTAATTGCATATCATTTGCCACAACAAATCATTCCCTTTTCCACAGTACAATAAAAAATGTGTATAAAATTCCCAGAAATATTTTTTTCGGTAGGAAAAATTATTTTTAATATTGTGGAGGGAATTTTGTTCCCTTACTTACTAACCCATCTATATATTAAAGCTCGGCTTACTCCCGGGCTTTTTTTATGCCCATGTTTTACTACTTCGTACTATATAAACCATTTGAAGTTTTATCGCAATTCAGCCCGGAAGGAAATAAGAAAACTTTGAAAGACTGTATGGATGTGCCGGAGGATGTTTATCCTGTTGGTAGATTGGATTTTGATAGTGAAGGATTATTGATCTTAACTAATGATAGTTCCCTGAATGCTTCACTGCTATTGCCTCGGCGGGCGCATGAAAGAACTTATTTTGTTCAGGTTGAAGGCGAGGTCACAATGGATGCATTGCATCAATTAGAGCAAGGTGTACTGATCAGCAGTAATGGTAAAAAGTTTACAACACTACCCACAAAAGCAAAATTATTGGCATCGCCTCCACAGCTTCCTGAACGCCATCCTCCCATTCGATACAGAAAAAATATTCCTACCAGTTGGATCAGCCTGACCCTTACAGAGGGAAAGAACCGACAGGTGAGAAAGATGACAGCTGCGGTTGGGTTTCCAACACTTCGGCTGGTTCGGCATAGTATGGGCCAATTAAACATTAGTGGATGGCAATCCGGTGAACTCCGGCAATTCAACAGGAAAGAACTGTTTTCAAAGTTGGGATAGCTGATATCCTGGTCCTCGCATTTTGCGCTTATTCATTAACTTGCTGCTTAAATATACTTTTCATGCTGAAATCAATGACGGGCTTTGGACGGGCAGAAATGAATGTTGGTGATAAGACTTTCCTGGTAGATATAAAATCACTTAATGGAAAACAGTTTGAATGCTCTATTAAAATGCCTGCTTTTCTCAAACCTTTTGAATTTGATATCCGGAAAAGGCTTTCTGAGAAATTACAAAGGGGTACCATTGACTGCATGATCAGCCTGAAACAAACAGGGAATGCCAAACCTGTTACAGTAAATATATCACTGGCTAAGGCTTATTTCCAGTCCATCTCAGAATTATCTGCTGAATTGGGGCTTGACCCGTCCCAGATCCTGGGAAATATCCTCAAGCTGCCGGAAGTGATTACACCAACATCAGAAACACTAACAGATGATGAATGGATAGAATTCAGGAAAATTATCGATACGGCAGTGGATGACCTGAACAATCATCGCCTGGAAGAAGGCAAAGTGCTGGAAGAGGACTTGTTAAAAAGGATTAGCAATATTGAAAAGCATGAAAAACTCATTGCAACGCTCGAACCCCAGCGTAAACAAAAAATCAGGGATGGCCTGGTGAAATTGCTGGAGGAGAATGTCGGATCTGATAATTATGATAAAAACCGGCTGGAGCAGGAGATCATTTTTTATATCGAGAAAATTGATATAAGTGAAGAGCAGGTGCGGCTCAGGAACCACTGTGATTATTTCAGGTCACTGCTTAACCAGAATGATGCAGAAATTGGTAAGAAATTATCATTCCTTTTACAGGAAATAGGCCGTGAGATTAATACCACCGGTGCAAAAGCCTATGATTCAACCATCCAGCAATCTGTGGTGATGATGAAAGATGAATTGGAAAAGGCAAAGGAGCAGGTCCTTAATGTACTATAAGCCCAATTTTTAATTTGTATGAAATTGTATTGTAAAATAGTATTCCCCCTCATTGCACTGGTGCTATCATTTTCAGCTTGTCAAAAAGTGGATGTATTTGAAAAGAATATTTCATTGAAAGACCAGCATTGGCCTTCATCCTTTAAACCGGAAATCAGTTTTAATATTTCGGATACCATATCACGCTATAATATCTATGTGGTAGTAAGACATAATGATACTTACCGTTACAATAACCTTTGGTTGAATATTTACACCTTGTCTCCAGGCGACTCGGTCACAAAGCCACAGGCTCTTGACCTTCAGCTGGCCAGTAATGAACAGGGTTGGTTGGGAACCGGTATGGATGATATATTTGAGCATCGTATAAAGATATCACAGACCCCTGTTTCCTTAAAAGCCGGTACATACCGTTTTCAATTGGAGCAGATCATGCGCGATGATCCGCTCGAGAGCATTCTGAATGTTGGAATAAGGGTGGAAAGGACCCTGAATTGAATATGCCGCATCGATTCCTTCCAAAGCAGAAACTGGCCTTGCTAACGACCATTTATTGGTTTATGCTTTCCTATATTATTGCGGCACTGCTCTTCTGGTATATCAGGCTGCAGCAGCAGAATGAGCAAATGGCCAATTATAAATTGCTTGAGCTGGTAGCAGATGATCCTGCATACCTGCAGAAAGTGGAAAGGATCAACCTGGAGTCTCAACGCAAAAATATACAATACAGGGGTGAGGGTCTTACATTTTTAGGCATCATTATAATTGGTGCCATTTTTGTTTTTCGGGCTGTGCGGCGCCAGTTTAGGGTTAGCCAGCAGCAGCAAAATTTCATGATGGCAATTACCCATGAATTGAAAACACCCATCGCCGTGGCTAAGCTAAACCTGGAAACATTACAGAAACACCGGCTGGATGAACAGAAACAGCAAAAACTGATTCACATGACCCTTCAGGAGACCAACAGGCTGAATACCCTTACCAATAATATCCTTATTTCATCCCAATTAGATGGAGGTGGTTATAAACTAGTTAAAGAGGAATTCAATCTTTCATTAATCATTGAAAAATTGCTGGTTGATTTTCAGCAACGGTTTCCTGAAAGAATTTTTCAATGGACTATTGCACCTGATATAGACTTCCGCGGTGACCCTTTATTGGTGCAGATCATGATCAGCAACCTTATAGAAAATGCTGTGAAATATTCCCCCCGTAACGAGCCGATCAGTTTGGCGCTATATTCTGATGACAGATTTATAATTATTGATGTGAAAGACCTGGGACCCGGCATACCTGATGCAGAAAAATCAAAAGTATTCCAGCGGTTTTATCGCATTGGAAATGAGGAAGTACGCCGCACAAAAGGTACTGGCCTGGGCTTGTACCTTTGTAAGAAAATAGCCGAAGACCACCATGGAACAATACGGCTTGCAGATAATCTTCCAACCGGAAGTATCTTTACCTTAAAATTCCACCATAGCTGATGCCCGAACAAATGTCTATACTTCTGGTTGAAGATGAAGAAAACCTTCATGATGCACTTAAGCTGAACCTTGAGTTGGAAGGCTATGAAGTGACTTCTGCATATGATGGACTCGCGGCTATCAAGGCAATTCAAAATGAATATTTCGACCTCATTATCCTGGATATCATGTTACCGGAAATGGATGGCTTAACCGTTATGGAAACTATCCGTATTCAGAATAACCAGGTGCCTATATTGATTTTGAGTGCCCGGAACAGCAGTTCAGATAGGGTTCTCGGTTTAAAAAAGGGGGCAGATGATTACCTGACCAAGCCCTTTAACCTGGAGGAATTATTACTGCGGGTGCATAAGCTCATCGATAAGAATAAAAAGCTGCTGGATAAAGACAGTATAGGCACCACCTACAATTTTGGAAATAACCGTGTTGATTTTAATGCTCAGGAAGCTATTACAAAGAGCGGGGAAAGGATCCAGCTCAGCAAGAAGGAAGCTATGCTGCTGAAACTATTATTTGAAAATAAAAATGAAGTGGTGCCAAGGGAAAAAATCCTTCAAACTGTTTGGGGCTATAATGTATATCCCACAACCCGCACCATTGATAATTTCATCCTCAACTTTCGGAAATACTTTGAAGACGACAGTAAAAATCCCCGATACTTCCATTCCGTTCGGGGCGTTGGGTATAAATACAGTGAATGATCTCAGTATAATGTGGTAATAGCTTTTACGACATCATCGGCCATTTTAAGGAGCCTGGGGTCAACCTGGTTTTCAGAATTTGGGACATACAAGGCCCATTCGCAGGTTTTCCAGCAATCTTTTAATTGTTGCAGTTTGTCGGGGGGCAATCCACGCAATTCCAGCAATTCCAGCACCAGTGGTTTTTGTAATGCCGATTTGGATAGCTTCATTTTTTCTGCGATTGCTTCCCACAAGCCTGCTTCGACGGCCCTGTAGAATTCAGCTGGCTGGTTATTCCCGGCTGCTTGCCGGGCTGCTTCCAGCGGGTCTTTTTTGATGATTACTTCCGGAAGGCTGTTAGCACCCGCCGTAACGCTGGTTTGTTTTTTCTTTTTCCGCAAAAGCAATACCAGTCCGGCCATGCCAAGTAAAAAGACTAAGGCACCAACCACATTGTTTTTCGACCCGTTATTTTTTTGGGAGATATCCTGCTGCGGTAATACTGATAATGTTGGCGCAGTTTTCAATCCTGGGGTTACGGTGAGCGCCACACCCAAGGTTTGAATGGATTTATAGGTTTGCGTGGCGGGATCAAAATAACTGAATTCTACAGGGGGTAAGGTAAATCTTCCGGTTGAACCTGTGGTGAAGGTGTAGGTAAAGGTTTTGTTGCCCTGCATAGGAGCTACCGTCTTATTGATTTCTTCTGAAACAGCCGGGTCAAAATTTTCGAAACCACCAGGTAATTGCCAATCAGGAGCATTAACCAGGGGAAGGTTTCCAGAGCCTTCTATCTTTACTTCGTAAGTAGCATTTTCTCCTGCAGCTACAATACTGTCTTTAAGAAAACCCTGTATAGAAAAATTTCCAACTGCACCATTAAATGAGGCCGGCGCACCGTCAGGCAGGGCTCTAATATTTATTTGCCTGGGCATACTGCTCAGGGTGATCTTGTGTTCTTCCCATTCTCCATTGGGTTCAGCAAGCAGGTCATCAAACATTTTTTCCAATGGTGATTTTGCAGGTGGGGCCAAGCTTTTTGAATTAGTCCGTAAAAAACGTACCGTATTTTCAAGTTCAACAGGTTCAAGTACAAAACTGCCATCCTGTAATGGGATGAGCTGGGTTTTGCGGATAATATGCATCATGAAAGGTTTGCCATTAATTTTTTCAATAACTGGTCCGGCTGCATAAGGATCTATCATTTCATATACACTAAACCCGTTCATTGATGGCCGTTTACTTACCCTAGATTCCGATCTTAAACGAGTATATAATTTATAGGTTGCTACAATGGGTTCACCAACAAATGCACTGTTTTTATCAAGGTCCAGCTTTACAATGAGGTTATTTTTTATTTTATCACTGGCATTATCATTTTCTCCCAGTAAAAAATCTTCTTCAGCAGATTCCTGTAAACCGGAAATACCGGGATTCCTGGGATATGGATTATTGGCAGGGGGCGTAGCTTCACGAACTTCTACAATTACTTTATTGGAAATCATCTTCTTTCCATTGATCACGGCTGATGCACCTGGAACAGTAAGCCTGCCTTTGTGCATGGGTTGCAAAACGTAAGTGAGCGCCTTGTACTCAGTGAGTTGGTTGTTCACCAGGCTCATACCGGAAGTTTCCATCGGTCCCTGCATGATTTTGAAATCATGGAAAATCGGAGGCTCAAAAGCTTCGATCTTGGTGGCATTTTCTACGATATATTGAACCTGTACAATACCATTCAGCCGAATCACAAGTTCATCAGTAATCGTAGAGAAGCTAACTTGGGCAAACCCAAAAAATGGATGAAGCAATGCAATGAATAATACTATAAATGACCTCAAACTCAAGTTGCGATTTTTTGGGAAATTACAAATCACCTAGTTGCGGACGAAGCACAATGTCTTCAACGCAGGCCTGTACTGATAAGCGGCTGGCAGCTTCTACCATAATAGCGATATCCTCAGCGGTCATGATTCTTGCTGGGTCAATACCGGCACCTTCCCAGGATGCAGTATATGCAGCACCGGGTGTAATGGCAGTGACTTTTATGCCATGTGGTTTCATTTCTTCCCGTAAATTACGGGTAAACCCAAGCAGCGCATATTTACTGATGCTGTAGGAGCCGCCATTATCATAAGCTTGCAGGGAGGCAACAGAACACATATTGAAGATGTGCCCCGAACCCCTTTTCATCATGGCTGGTAATAAGGCCCGTGTGAGATGATAGGCACTATATAAATTTTGTTTGAGCATCTGCTCAAGCACACCCTCGTCCTCGTTGTGGATACTACCGGGAATAAATTGTCCGGCATTATTGATCAGGATATCGGGAACATCTTTTGCCAAAACCCAATTGGCAAATTCTTCTACAGTAGTTTTATCGCTTATATCGGTAGGTTTTGACCAGATTATGGCAGATGGGAAACGACTTGTTAACTCATCTGTCGTTTGATGTAAACTTGCTTCCCCCCGGCTGCATAAAAATAGGGTATGTCCGCCGGATGCAAATTGCTCGGCCATAGCTTTTCCCAACCCCTTACTGGCCCCTGTGATCACAATTTTCATCCTTAAATGTACATCATTGTGCGTTAGCCATAGTCAGCCGGGTCTTTTTTAAAATGCTAAATCCGGCATAGCCTGCAACACCAAAAGCAATCAAGGCGAGCCAGAGTTTCCAGTTAGAATACAAGGAAGACCAAAACCCATGGCTATTTCGATTACCTGCAACTAGCTCAGTAATAGTCCATTCCCCTGGGGTGTCTTTTCCTTTTACAAAATCAACATATTTTTCCCCGCTCTCAAACCTGGCTTGGGTGATGATCATAGGAAGCACCTGTTTAATCTCAGGGAACTGGTCCATAGTGGCTACTGCATTGATTTTTATAACGCCGGTTTTTCCCAAAAGCCGCAGGTTGTAATTGAGTATTTTTTCATCAGTACCATTTACTCCAATCTGGTTGGCCCAGTACACTGCTTTTTTATATGCATCATAATACGGTACCAAAGCCCAGCCTTCAATGGTCATCGTATTAATGCCCTGGGTAATTCTATTCTCATTGCTGATGTCCATGTTTGATTTCAGGGTTTCCAGTAATTCTGCATGATCCAGGTCTGTATCAATATTGTCCGGCACATAACCTATATCGCTGAAACTGATCACAAAACTATAATCATTGACCAGCCTGGTGACCTTAAAATTGTCTTTTACGAGCATACCATAAACATCTTTATCCTCCATATTACCCCAAAGATCTTCTAATATGTACCGGCTTTGTTCTGCATTTATAAATTTAAACCCTTCCGGTACAGTTAGTTTAACCCTGCCACCAG comes from Flavihumibacter fluvii and encodes:
- a CDS encoding UDP-3-O-(3-hydroxymyristoyl)glucosamine N-acyltransferase, with the translated sequence MRFPSPVAITWIAELIKAEVIGDITGTATGINEIHRVEAGDLVFVDHPKYYEKCLNSAATFIIINNPSVNIPAGKALLVVDNPFEAYTTIVNHFRPFTPATQVISDSSVIGEGTYIAPTAFIGHHVIVGRNCRIHANVTIMDHCIIGNNVVIQPGTVIGSDAFYYNTKKDREVWYKRMESCGRVIIEDDVEIGAGCTIDRGVSHDTSIGRGTKLDNQVHIGHDTVVGRNCLFAAQVGIAGAVTVEDGVVLWGQVGVNKTLTLAKDSVVLAQSGVRLSTEPGKSYFGSPAEEASVKMKEFVWIKRIPQIWQKLMQ
- a CDS encoding pseudouridine synthase, whose translation is MFYYFVLYKPFEVLSQFSPEGNKKTLKDCMDVPEDVYPVGRLDFDSEGLLILTNDSSLNASLLLPRRAHERTYFVQVEGEVTMDALHQLEQGVLISSNGKKFTTLPTKAKLLASPPQLPERHPPIRYRKNIPTSWISLTLTEGKNRQVRKMTAAVGFPTLRLVRHSMGQLNISGWQSGELRQFNRKELFSKLG
- a CDS encoding YicC/YloC family endoribonuclease — its product is MLKSMTGFGRAEMNVGDKTFLVDIKSLNGKQFECSIKMPAFLKPFEFDIRKRLSEKLQRGTIDCMISLKQTGNAKPVTVNISLAKAYFQSISELSAELGLDPSQILGNILKLPEVITPTSETLTDDEWIEFRKIIDTAVDDLNNHRLEEGKVLEEDLLKRISNIEKHEKLIATLEPQRKQKIRDGLVKLLEENVGSDNYDKNRLEQEIIFYIEKIDISEEQVRLRNHCDYFRSLLNQNDAEIGKKLSFLLQEIGREINTTGAKAYDSTIQQSVVMMKDELEKAKEQVLNVL
- a CDS encoding gliding motility lipoprotein GldH — its product is MKLYCKIVFPLIALVLSFSACQKVDVFEKNISLKDQHWPSSFKPEISFNISDTISRYNIYVVVRHNDTYRYNNLWLNIYTLSPGDSVTKPQALDLQLASNEQGWLGTGMDDIFEHRIKISQTPVSLKAGTYRFQLEQIMRDDPLESILNVGIRVERTLN
- a CDS encoding sensor histidine kinase, with the translated sequence MPHRFLPKQKLALLTTIYWFMLSYIIAALLFWYIRLQQQNEQMANYKLLELVADDPAYLQKVERINLESQRKNIQYRGEGLTFLGIIIIGAIFVFRAVRRQFRVSQQQQNFMMAITHELKTPIAVAKLNLETLQKHRLDEQKQQKLIHMTLQETNRLNTLTNNILISSQLDGGGYKLVKEEFNLSLIIEKLLVDFQQRFPERIFQWTIAPDIDFRGDPLLVQIMISNLIENAVKYSPRNEPISLALYSDDRFIIIDVKDLGPGIPDAEKSKVFQRFYRIGNEEVRRTKGTGLGLYLCKKIAEDHHGTIRLADNLPTGSIFTLKFHHS
- a CDS encoding response regulator transcription factor is translated as MSILLVEDEENLHDALKLNLELEGYEVTSAYDGLAAIKAIQNEYFDLIILDIMLPEMDGLTVMETIRIQNNQVPILILSARNSSSDRVLGLKKGADDYLTKPFNLEELLLRVHKLIDKNKKLLDKDSIGTTYNFGNNRVDFNAQEAITKSGERIQLSKKEAMLLKLLFENKNEVVPREKILQTVWGYNVYPTTRTIDNFILNFRKYFEDDSKNPRYFHSVRGVGYKYSE
- a CDS encoding BatD family protein — its product is MSLRSFIVLFIALLHPFFGFAQVSFSTITDELVIRLNGIVQVQYIVENATKIEAFEPPIFHDFKIMQGPMETSGMSLVNNQLTEYKALTYVLQPMHKGRLTVPGASAVINGKKMISNKVIVEVREATPPANNPYPRNPGISGLQESAEEDFLLGENDNASDKIKNNLIVKLDLDKNSAFVGEPIVATYKLYTRLRSESRVSKRPSMNGFSVYEMIDPYAAGPVIEKINGKPFMMHIIRKTQLIPLQDGSFVLEPVELENTVRFLRTNSKSLAPPAKSPLEKMFDDLLAEPNGEWEEHKITLSSMPRQINIRALPDGAPASFNGAVGNFSIQGFLKDSIVAAGENATYEVKIEGSGNLPLVNAPDWQLPGGFENFDPAVSEEINKTVAPMQGNKTFTYTFTTGSTGRFTLPPVEFSYFDPATQTYKSIQTLGVALTVTPGLKTAPTLSVLPQQDISQKNNGSKNNVVGALVFLLGMAGLVLLLRKKKKQTSVTAGANSLPEVIIKKDPLEAARQAAGNNQPAEFYRAVEAGLWEAIAEKMKLSKSALQKPLVLELLELRGLPPDKLQQLKDCWKTCEWALYVPNSENQVDPRLLKMADDVVKAITTLY
- a CDS encoding SDR family NAD(P)-dependent oxidoreductase, with the protein product MKIVITGASKGLGKAMAEQFASGGHTLFLCSRGEASLHQTTDELTSRFPSAIIWSKPTDISDKTTVEEFANWVLAKDVPDILINNAGQFIPGSIHNEDEGVLEQMLKQNLYSAYHLTRALLPAMMKRGSGHIFNMCSVASLQAYDNGGSYSISKYALLGFTRNLREEMKPHGIKVTAITPGAAYTASWEGAGIDPARIMTAEDIAIMVEAASRLSVQACVEDIVLRPQLGDL
- a CDS encoding DUF2167 domain-containing protein, translated to MLKPVITGFFILNALFAAADPADSAAITPKDEAPLYKQFNKQLDSAEQSIEYMHGVIALAGGRVKLTVPEGFKFINAEQSRYILEDLWGNMEDKDVYGMLVKDNFKVTRLVNDYSFVISFSDIGYVPDNIDTDLDHAELLETLKSNMDISNENRITQGINTMTIEGWALVPYYDAYKKAVYWANQIGVNGTDEKILNYNLRLLGKTGVIKINAVATMDQFPEIKQVLPMIITQARFESGEKYVDFVKGKDTPGEWTITELVAGNRNSHGFWSSLYSNWKLWLALIAFGVAGYAGFSILKKTRLTMANAQ